One window of Sphingobacteriales bacterium genomic DNA carries:
- a CDS encoding T9SS type A sorting domain-containing protein, whose translation MRNITFFFIFASMFLSAQTTNFTYFNKVYEADTMNMLSQAVRPVEDGYLVLGVYSSYAGRALYLLKIDLAGNPEWFKHIDDDPEVKGIEDGKFVLQVDSNSYIVVYAREKPDGWNETHLVKFTSIGEILWHKVHTTTNGSQTMRHIVSTSDGGIVMAGAQYIEGDTTRYYVLKTDAAGNFEWDKTYMLDNSSVAFSVQETPWDGGFIIGGYAVNAASGTLNYDAWVIKTDHLGDTLWTRTYGGEGNDCAAYVIPLTTHQEYFFEGKPIEYLLTGCTTVSGVNHLYLAKTDESGDIIWEKKYNSLGGVNPELILTYPIIIRSSNPLENRNIIGVCPPNLYGTKSGSMITKFYFNGNIAWYKKITCNPEADVYIQDMQPTSDGGYVLAGYQYTPPQKGWVLKIDAQGNTCFPVGCDSTMVVSAAELPVKTPVSLVQIYPNPVQNGGMLTLSHSLPAEFPVARFTLYNQIGKIVWKEEFNTWNRTKILQLPPGLPAGLYLWQVSYMGDVAGSGKIFISEK comes from the coding sequence ATGAGGAATATAACATTCTTTTTCATATTTGCTTCCATGTTTTTATCTGCCCAGACAACCAACTTCACCTACTTTAACAAAGTATATGAGGCAGATACGATGAACATGCTGTCGCAGGCAGTACGCCCTGTTGAAGACGGGTATTTGGTTTTGGGGGTGTACAGCAGTTATGCCGGCCGTGCCTTGTACTTACTGAAAATAGACTTGGCGGGTAACCCGGAATGGTTTAAGCATATTGATGACGATCCCGAAGTAAAAGGCATAGAAGACGGAAAATTCGTATTACAGGTTGATAGCAACTCTTATATTGTTGTATATGCAAGAGAAAAACCCGACGGATGGAACGAAACCCATTTGGTAAAATTCACTTCTATTGGAGAGATACTGTGGCATAAAGTTCATACCACAACCAACGGTTCTCAAACTATGCGCCACATAGTAAGTACTTCGGATGGCGGAATCGTAATGGCCGGCGCACAATATATTGAAGGAGACACAACCCGCTACTATGTTCTGAAAACCGATGCTGCCGGCAACTTCGAATGGGACAAGACCTATATGTTGGATAACAGTTCGGTAGCCTTTTCCGTTCAGGAAACCCCCTGGGACGGCGGGTTTATCATTGGCGGGTATGCCGTAAATGCCGCAAGCGGCACCCTAAACTACGATGCATGGGTCATCAAAACCGACCACCTCGGCGATACCCTTTGGACACGCACCTACGGAGGGGAAGGTAACGACTGTGCCGCTTATGTCATTCCGCTTACTACACATCAAGAGTACTTTTTTGAGGGCAAACCCATAGAATATCTGCTGACCGGCTGTACTACCGTAAGCGGTGTAAACCATCTGTATCTTGCTAAAACAGACGAATCGGGAGATATTATTTGGGAAAAGAAATACAACAGCTTAGGCGGTGTTAACCCTGAGCTTATCTTAACTTACCCGATTATCATTCGCAGCAGCAACCCTCTGGAAAACAGGAATATCATCGGAGTTTGTCCGCCTAATTTATACGGCACTAAAAGCGGGTCTATGATAACCAAGTTTTACTTTAACGGCAATATTGCCTGGTATAAAAAAATAACGTGCAATCCTGAAGCAGATGTGTATATTCAAGACATGCAGCCCACTTCCGACGGAGGCTATGTGCTGGCAGGCTATCAATATACGCCACCCCAAAAAGGTTGGGTGCTCAAAATAGATGCCCAAGGCAATACCTGTTTTCCGGTAGGCTGCGACAGCACGATGGTAGTTTCGGCGGCTGAGTTACCCGTCAAAACTCCCGTGTCGTTGGTACAGATATATCCCAACCCCGTGCAGAATGGCGGCATGCTTACCCTTTCCCACAGTCTTCCTGCAGAGTTTCCGGTAGCGCGGTTTACCCTCTACAACCAAATTGGCAAGATTGTTTGGAAGGAGGAGTTTAATACATGGAATAGAACAAAAATCTTGCAGTTGCCGCCCGGTTTGCCTGCGGGTTTGTATCTTTGGCAAGTGTCTTATATGGGCGATGTTGCGGGGAGCGGGAAGATTTTTATAAGTGAAAAGTGA